In Mercurialis annua linkage group LG5, ddMerAnnu1.2, whole genome shotgun sequence, a single genomic region encodes these proteins:
- the LOC126682203 gene encoding beta-xylosidase/alpha-L-arabinofuranosidase 2-like translates to MASVSQSRLLLCFFSLFCFHVLSSRTRVSAAVFACDVRSNPSLAGLGFCNASLGSGERVGDLVKRLTLQEKIGFLVNSAGSVSRLGIPKYEWWSEALHGVSYVGPGTHFSSVVPAATSFPQVILTAASFNASLFLAIGKVVSTEARAMYNVGLAGLTFWSPNINIFRDPRWGRGQETPGEDPLLSSKYGSAYVTGLQQSDDPNPDSLKVAACCKHYTAYDLDNWKGTDRYHFNAVVTQQDLDDTFQPPFKSCVVDGNVASVMCSYNQVNGKPTCADPDLLSGVIRGQWKLNGYIVSDCDSVDVIYNSQHYTKTPEEAAAITISAGLDLNCGSFLGQHTEAAVKGGLLNESAIDNAVSNNFATLMRLGFFDGDPSKHVYGNLGPKDVCTAEHQELARQAARQGIVLLKNSPGSLPLSPTAIKTLAVIGPNANVTKTMIGNYEGTPCKYTTPLQGLTASVATTYLPGCSNVGCSTAQVEDAKKLAASADATVLVMGADQSIEAESRDRVDIRLPGQQQLLISQVANVSKGPVILVIMSGGGFDISFAKTDNKITSILWVGYPGQAGGAAIADVIFGYYNPSGRLPMTWYPQSYVDKVPMTNMNMRADPSKGYPGRTYRFYTGETVFSFGDGLSYSEFKHKLVKTTQIVSLPLEDDHVCRSSKCISVDAGQQNCQGLAFDIHLQVTNSGRTRGSHTVFLFSSPPSVHNSPHKQLVDFDKVSLDAKANGMVKFKVDVCRHLSVVDEFGSRKVALGEHVLHIGTLKHSLTVMI, encoded by the exons ATGGCCTCGGTTTCTCAAAGCAGACTGCTGCTCTGCTTCTTCTCACTCTTCTGTTTTCATGTTCTGAGTTCAAGAACCCGAGTTTCGGCCGCTGTTTTCGCCTGCGATGTTCGGAGCAATCCGTCATTGGCGGGTTTGGGATTCTGTAACGCGTCGCTGGGGAGCGGGGAGAGAGTCGGGGACCTGGTGAAGAGACTTACATTGCAAGAAAAAATAGGGTTCTTGGTGAATAGTGCAGGGAGTGTGAGCAGGCTTGgtatacccaagtatgaatggTGGTCTGAAGCTTTGCATGGAGTGTCTTATGTGGGTCCTGGTACGCATTTCTCCAGTGTTGTTCCTGCTGCTACCAGCTTTCCTCAAGTCATTTTAACTGCTGCTTCTTTCAATGCTTCTCTTTTTCTAGCCATTGGAaag GTGGTTTCGACTGAAGCAAGAGCCATGTACAATGTGGGACTGGCAGGGTTAACATTTTGGTCtccaaatattaatatatttaggGACCCCAGATGGGGAAGAGGCCAGGAAACTCCAGGTGAAGACCCTTTGCTTTCCAGCAAATATGGCTCTGCTTACGTTACGGGTCTCCAACAATCGGATGATCCTAATCCTGACAGCCTTAAAGTGGCTGCTTGTTGTAAGCATTATACTGCCTATGATTTAGATAACTGGAAAGGAACCGACCGTTACCATTTCAATGCTGTCGTAACACAGCAAGATTTAGATGATACCTTCCAGCCACCGTTCAAAAGCTGTGTTGTAGATGGCAATGTTGCCAGTGTCATGTGCTCCTACAATCAGGTGAATGGTAAGCCTACTTGTGCTGACCCGGACCTCCTTTCTGGGGTCATCCGAGGCCAATGGAAACTCAATGGATACATTGTTTCTGATTGTGACTCGGTAGATGTGATCTACAACTCCCAACATTACACTAAAACTCCGGAAGAGGCTGCAGCCATCACTATATCGGCAGGATTAGATCTGAATTGTGGATCTTTCCTAGGCCAACATACAGAAGCTGCTGTGAAAGGTGGATTATTGAATGAGTCGGCAATTGATAATGCTGTGTCGAACAATTTTGCTACTCTGATGAGACTTGGATTCTTCGACGGAGATCCTAGCAAGCATGTGTATGGAAATTTAGGTCCGAAAGATGTATGCACAGCAGAGCACCAAGAGCTGGCTCGCCAAGCAGCCAGGCAAGGGATAGTGTTACTTAAGAACTCTCCTGGATCACTTCCCCTGTCCCCTACTGCCATCAAAACTTTGGCAGTTATTGGACCCAATGCCAATGTCACAAAAACAATGATTGGGAATTATGAAGGTACCCCTTGCAAATATACAACCCCTCTGCAAGGGCTAACAGCATCAGTTGCAACAACATATCTGCCTGGCTGCTCCAATGTTGGCTGCAGCACAGCCCAGGTGGAGGATGCAAAGAAATTAGCAGCATCAGCGGATGCTACCGTGTTAGTAATGGGAGCTGATCAATCTATTGAAGCAGAGAGTCGGGACAGAGTGGACATTCGTCTTCCAGGACAGCAGCAGCTATTAATAAGTCAAGTTGCAAATGTATCCAAGGGACCTGTTATTCTTGTTATAATGTCTGGAGGCGGATTTGATATCTCGTTTGCTAAAACTGATAACAAAATCACAAGCATCTTATGGGTTGGCTACCCTGGCCAAGCTGGTGGAGCTGCCATTGCTGATGTTATCTTCGGTTACTACAATCCAA GTGGCAGACTTCCAATGACATGGTATCCACAATCATATGTAGATAAAGTACCAATGACCAACATGAATATGAGAGCAGATCCCTCCAAAGGGTATCCTGGTCGAACCTACAGGTTCTACACAGGAGAAACAGTATTTTCTTTCGGTGATGGGCTAAGCTATTCGGAATTTAAGCATAAACTGGTTAAAACGACTCAAATAGTATCACTTCCATTGGAGGACGACCATGTTTGTCGATCATCAAAATGCATATCAGTAGATGCTGGCCAACAGAATTGCCAAGGTTTAGCTTTTGATATACATTTACAAGTCACAAATTCCGGAAGAACTAGAGGAAGCCACACCGTGTTCCTGTTCTCTTCGCCTCCGTCAGTGCACAATTCACCACATAAGCAGTTGGTGGATTTTGACAAGGTTTCTTTGGATGCAAAAGCAAATGGAATGGTAAAATTTAAGGTTGATGTTTGCAGGCATTTAAGTGTCGTGGATGAATTCGGGAGCCGGAAAGTTGCCTTAGGAGAACATGTTCTTCATATTGGAACCCTCAAACACTCCTTGACTGTAATGATTTGA
- the LOC126682204 gene encoding probable E3 ubiquitin-protein ligase ARI8 has product MDVCGDDYYGDDNSDTNNSYDDRDEDDEYMITDKNYEILTVAKLEKRQEDEISKVSTSLSIPRNAATLLLHHYRWTDTKLFDDWFDDEDKVREEAGLLNKERNECSCSRDGELTCNICFDSFTLENFTSAVCGHCFCKICYVTYITGRIHDGMGCLTMRCPEWGCKVVVDRDMIEGFRELSDEYKSKYNRFLVRSYVEESRKSIIKWCPGKDCDNAVQLFESNSRNFDVTCECSWEFCWNCQEEMHSPVDCETAGNWIRKNGSESENMNWVIAYTKPCPKCKSPIEKNAGCSHMTCRFSCKHQFCWLCLGDWNNHNHRCNTYDQRAQGAVNEEEKKRSEAKQLIQRYNHYYQRWANNHSSRMKSRGDLEKVRTQDKWKLAETYGKTEIELRALEEAWIQIIECRRILRWSYAYGYYIPRDNLANKNLFEDLQWQAESNLEKLHKCVETDVLQFLLESEPGLGLPGADEYKAFDMNLKNLTLVVKNFFHSLFIVMQNGLEHVDSFPRNKKQKQ; this is encoded by the coding sequence ATGGATGTATGCGGCGATGACTACTATGGCGATGACAATTCTGATACCAATAATTCCTATGACGACAGGGACGAAGACGACGAATATATGATAACGGACAAAAACTATGAGATCCTGACGGTAGCAAAACTTGAGAAACGTCAGGAAGATGAGATTTCTAAAGTTTCTACTTCTCTTTCAATACCCCGAAACGCAGCCACCCTTCTACTCCATCATTATAGATGGACTGATACCAAATTATTTGATGACTGGTTCGATGACGAAGACAAGGTGCGCGAAGAGGCTGGCTTGTTAAACAAGGAACGTAATGAGTGTTCTTGTTCTAGAGACGGAGAGCTAACTTGTAATATCTGTTTTGATTCTTTTACGTTGGAGAATTTTACTTCTGCTGTCTGTGGTCATTGTTTCTGTAAAATTTGCTATGTTACGTATATTACAGGACGTATCCATGATGGTATGGGATGCTTGACGATGAGATGTCCTGAATGGGGCTGTAAAGTTGTGGTGGATCGGGACATGATCGAGGGTTTTAGAGAGTTGTCGGATGAATACAAGAGCAAGTACAATCGGTTCCTTGTCCGATCATATGTGGAGGAGAGTCGGAAAAGTATTATCAAGTGGTGTCCTGGTAAGGACTGCGACAACGCGGTGCAGCTTTTCGAGAGTAATAGCCGAAATTTCGATGTTACTTGCGAGTGTTCGTGGGAGTTTTGCTGGAATTGTCAGGAGGAGATGCACAGTCCAGTGGATTGCGAGACGGCCGGGAATTGGATTAGGAAGAATGGCTCAGAGTCGGAGAACATGAACTGGGTTATAGCTTATACGAAGCCTTGTCCGAAATGTAAGAGTCCGATTGAGAAAAATGCAGGATGTTCGCATATGACTTGTAGGTTTTCATGCAAACACCAGTTTTGCTGGCTATGCCTTGGAGATTGGAATAACCATAACCATCGATGCAATACTTATGATCAGAGAGCCCAAGGGGCAGttaatgaagaagaaaagaagagatcTGAGGCTAAGCAACTAATACAAAGGTACAATCATTACTACCAACGATGGGCGAATAATCATTCTTCAAGGATGAAGTCTCGAGGAGACCTCGAAAAGGTTCGAACTCAGGATAAATGGAAGCTCGCTGAGACATATGGAAAAACCGAAATCGAACTGAGAGCATTAGAAGAAGCTTGGATTCAAATCATTGAGTGCAGGAGAATTCTAAGGTGGAGTTATGCATACGGGTATTATATACCACGCGATAATTTAGCTAACAAGAATCTTTTCGAGGACTTGCAATGGCAAGCCGAGTCTAATTTGGAAAAGCTTCATAAATGTGTAGAAACTGATGTTTTACAGTTTCTGTTAGAGTCAGAACCAGGATTAGGACTACCAGGAGCTGATGAGTACAAAGCTTTTGATATGAACTTGAAGAATCTTACTCTTGTCGTCAAAAATTTCTTTCACAGTTTGTTTATAGTAATGCAGAATGGCCTTGAACATGTGGATTCTTTTCCAAGAAACAAGAAGCAGaagcaataa